The Eriocheir sinensis breed Jianghai 21 chromosome 58, ASM2467909v1, whole genome shotgun sequence sequence CCCCCCCCTTTTTATTTTTGTCCACATCATCTGTACTATCTAATCATACACATGTACACGCCTAGTCCTCCTCATCGTATATGTATTAATTCCAAACGCCAACCCCTTTTGCTTTCCTCACCGCTTGTATTACTTGATTAAGAGCTCAAACATCgcgcaaaatacctatacatctcatcttcttcatcttcgcgTCCACCCAAACCCCCTTCAACGTTTTCCTCACTGCTTAATGGACGAAAAAGGTGgatgagagaaaataagtgagTCTAGAACAAAGTGGAAGCATGAGAAAAGTGCGTctggaaaaagtggaagagaaaattaTTTGgacaaagaatggaagaagaaaaaagtggaagaaagaaaactgaatcCGGTTTAAATACAGACCTCGGACATTCCACAcacctcctctatcttcctcattttcgtacattccccttcaaccccctctaacgtttcctcctctatcttcctcattttcgtACATTCCCCTTCAACCCCCTCTAACGTTTTCCTCACCGCTTGTATAACTGTTTAAATAAAGACCTCGGACATCGCACAcacctcctctatcttcctcattttcgtACATTCCCCTTCAGCCCCCTCTAATGTCTTCCTCACTGCTTCAATAAAGACCTCGGACATCGCACAcacctcctctatcttcctcattttcgtACATTCCCCTTCAGCCCCCTCTAACGTTTTCCTCGCCGCAAGTCTCGCTCTGAGGGGGTATTGAGTAACCTCCGCCAGCCATACACACATCGGCCGCCAGGTGCCACCCAGCAACATTAGGATGACgcaagggcggcggcggcgaacaGGAAGATGCGCCGACAGTTcccgacaccaccaccagcagcggcaagacagacagacgggcggcGGCGCTGTTGACGGAGACGGAGCGGCCTATTATGGTGTCTAACTTTCCCCTCCTGCTGGTGCTGATGAAAAGCTCCTGATTTCCGTACAGTGAATGTGTAGGGTTTTAAAAAGGGGgcagggggggttgtgtgtgtgtgtgtgtgtgtgtgtgtgtgtgtgtgtgtgtgtgtgtgtgtgtgtgtgtgtgtctctctctctctctctctctctctctctctctctctctctctctctctctctctctctctctctcacacacacacacacacaggcattggTGTATGTAAATGTTTCTCTCTggccatctatctatccatctatctatctatatgtgtacctatctatctatctcctttctctctggcaatgatgtatgtatgtgtctctctcaccgcatctatctatccatccatctatttacCTTTTAACCTatgtacctatctgtctgtctttccccttctctccggCATTGCTGCatagtccagcggtgcagctgtGGTCTCGGGAACCTCTGCAAGGACCATTAATTTCCAGCTTCCGAGCTTGGCAGAGTTGAGAAAGACAAGAATATTAAAGTCCCTGGCAATACATCCACGGAGTTTCCCTATCCACTAAGTACGCACCGCAACTCATTAACTGGAGAAACACATTAAGTGGAGTAACTATGATAGGATAAGGGAACGTATGCATCAGTCTCACAAGCATCTACTCATTTACTGGTGATGAGAGAAGGTGAGGTACTGTTAGCGTCAGCCTCACCAGCATAAAACAAAACATGAAGCGGAGGAACAACGGAAAGGGTAAGATAAAATATAGGACAGCCTCACCAGTACTGACTAGAGTAACAATGAGGGAAGGTAGAGTACTGTGAACGTCAGCCTCACCAGCATAAAAAAAATGAGGTGGAGTTACAACGAAAAGGGTAAGATAAAATATAAGTCAGCCTCACCAGTACTGACTAGAGTAACAATGAGGGAAGGTAGAGTACTGTGAACGTCAGTCTCACCAGCATAAAAAAAATGAGGTGGAGTTGCAACGAAAAGGGTAAGATAAAATATAAGTCAGCCTCACCAGCACTGATCAGAGTAACAATGAGGGAAGGTAGAGCACTGTGAACGTCAACCTCACCAGCATAAATAAACTCATTAACTGGAGTAACAATCAAAGAGGATAAGATTATGTATGCGTCAGCCTCACCAGCATCATGCACTCTTTATCGGGAGAAGCAACGATAGGGGCTTAAGGTACGCCCTCtgatgtgatggagatgagcactgaggtcacgcgaAGCTTCAACGTATGGCCCCAACTTTCCCTTTCGCTCTGTGCCAGCAGGCTCGCTCCCACCGTGCACCCTTTAACTACCGTAGCAATGATAAAGATTAACTGTTAGAAAGTGAAATAGACAATTTTCCTAATGGTTTAGAACGCCCATATGTAGCAGTTTACTGAATGCTCGTAGGGAAAGGCAGAGGCCCCTATAACTCCCCACCTCCCAACCAGTCGCCGCGCCCTCTAAGCTAGAGCCTATGTATGGATAACTGTAAGCAAGTCTTGGATAGCTCATTTGCACTCGCCTCAGGTTTACTGAATGTTTGTAAAGGGAAAGGTAGAGGCCCCTATAACCGCTCACTTCACAACCCGTCGGCCACTAGGAAGATGTAACTTTTGTGGGTAATCGTATGCAAGTCTTGGGTAGCTCATTTGTATAGCAGTCGCCTGAAGTATACTGGATGTTCGTAGGAAAAGTAAATGCCCTTAAAACCGCTCGACTGCCACCCAGCTGCGCcccagggaggcggtggccgagtagtcagcgtgcgggcgtggtgatccCTGCATGGGACCTATAGGATCGAGTCCCACCGATGTacactgacaattttcaaccatcgccgagtggctgaagattacccacatgctgctcaGATCTCCAATCAACTCTAACTTcagcggggggcagcatgggtcatatatcacggcagcaaCTGTAAATAAAagtcgcctgcgccactaacgggctgggatcGTCCAAGAGGCcactcaagagagcctaccggcgttataggcagcacctaaaaaaaaaaaaaaaaaaaaaaaaaaaaaaaaatacaaaagtagAACCTATATGGCTAATCGTATGTAAGTCTTGGGTTGCGTGTGATCAACGAGTTTCAGTCTTGCTTAGAAAGTCTCGTTGCGCAATACTACGAGCGGCTGTGTGTCGGCTTGGTGCTGACCATAATCCGAAGCCACAAATATAATTActgtgataataatggtaatgatggtaATGCTAATAAGGGTAAAAGTgtcaataatgataattataataccTGCTGTTCCTGGTGCATCCGTCAAAGATCTctaccactactgccactactactactactactactatactactactactactactactactactgctgctgctactacaactaccattattatacactactactactactatttatatttCCACttttactacaactattactactactactactactactactactactactactactactactactactactactactactactactacaactactactactaccagtctaccactactactactaatacaaattTCAAAACAAAAGAGCGGTCGTCTCACTACGCATATTAACACTACAGAAAGGTTGCAGTGACAGCGGTTGAGTACTGTATGGGCGGTATAGGGGAGGAAGGCTAGTGAAGGGGGCGGGGCGGCGACGGAAGAAGGCCCCGCCCATCGCAGCCCCCCTCACTATAAGAAGTCCCTACACACGCCCATGGAATGACACTACGGCCCTGCGTCCCACCACGAGCATACACGCGCAGATACGAACGAACGCAGACTCTCTTACTAAACATGTGAGTGAAAGCTCTTACGGGgattaagggccatatttttaaacatttccgcgcccatcaacacgtaatttactagtctttcgtgggagtttagggcctttccaggggtacttttatgatcctggtggtagtctgagccttcttctgtaccgtgaacctaaaagaacactcattagaactcgattaacctcctttttggcctttggaaatagtgtgtgtgaggggcgggagcatctgacaataccaacctaagtCTCGGGCTAATACAGGCAGGTATAGGTAGGTAAATAGACTGCTGTATAGTTATAGGAGTATAAATATATGCATTCACACATTGTTAGATTCAGACATtacttacatacatatatactccCATATGCATACTTACttgtaacatacatacatacatacatacatacatacatttatacattgGTAATCATATGGAGAAacaaagacaaatagatagattgatagatgcgtagatggatagatagatagagagatagatagacaaataaacagaaaagtaggtagacaaaaaaaaaatagtaaggaaCTAATCAtttcttaagaaaaaaaataactcaggTAGTAATCAttgaagtaaaataaaacaaaacaaaaaaactcaagACAAAACTAACCGCATCATTATATCCGCCCCCCCCCCAGAATGAACGGCGCCTTACTGAACGTCCTGGCGGTGGTGGCGATGAGTGTGGCGGGGGTGCAAGGCGGCCCCCAGTACCCCCCGCCCCCCAGCCCCGGCTACGGCGCCCCCGTCTGCAAGCcctccaccgtcacctccaccaaCACAGAAACGAAGCAGGTTACGGTGAGCCCCAAAGAGAGGTTATAGAGACTAAGagccaatttcacagtccaatacagtgtcttcgtaacagcccgaaccaaactatagaatcccatacaatccaaaatggtgaggtctttgATGAcatactaaatacacaagacttttcctgtatagtttcatcaaatttgtgaacttaaatataaacagtagacactatacaaggaaatttcgaaggctctggtattggtttgggagcttactaacccatcatgaggaactgtgaaactggcccaaagACACCTATGTTACTTATATAATCCTTTAGTTTTGTGAATCCCAATAAGAGGAGTAGTGAGACATTTGGAAATTAGTTTGATTTGAGTTTTGAAATAtcctgttttattattatttttttttataacagcaGTAGATTTcgattttcactattttctttgaTCTTTAAACTCTCTTTCTCACCGCAATAAAGAAGCAACCAGATTCTAAGAGCAGTATTGAAACGTATCAGGAACTTAATTTGATCTCTGTGTTCGATTGTTTGTTGTTCTTTATAACAGCGGTAGACtgtgcttttctttcctcttggccATTTCAACGgttcttttattttactgtaGAAAAGTAAGTGACCAGTTTCTGAGGtgatttcgtatatattttcatcgtgtgTAAATAGTATTCTGTAGGGAGAGTTGCTACAGTGTATCATCTTTTTATCGCTGTACGTTACGAAAATTTCAACTCAGCTCCTTTGAAAATTTGATTATTTAGTTTTGgttgaaaaaaataagggaggggcGTGACTTCTTAGTCCTAAAGCAATATAAACAAAAAGGTTACGGGGATTGTAAAATAGTAGGTTAAtctcaacaaaaaaaaacatttattgcCAAAAAGCTCATGTACATCATAGGGCGAGTCTTTTTTTGAGATTATAcgtcataattttttttacaggagttcgggtttttattactttctttcgTTGTTTAATGAGATATCTATGTTCTTTTTCATTGtgtcccatttttttcctccttttttttccaataATATAATGCTCTAACATTATTTTGAGATGCACCACTCTGCATCCCAAATTAGACATCCgataactgcacacacacacacacacacacacacacacacacacacacacacacacacacacacacctgagaggaGAAAGTAATATTTAAACAACAGatacttattctccttcctcttcctcctcctcttcctctacgcctccttctcctcctcctcttcctcctctacgcctcctcctcctcctcctcctcctactactactactactactactactaccaccaccactattactattgctactactactactactactactactactactactacatatactaTACTCTAGTTTCACGTCCATTTACCTGGTCTCTAATTACCATTCATTCCTGTGGCCGCACGCAGGAGACCGTCACGGAAGAGGtcgtcaccaccaacaccattatcaAGACCGAAACCGAAACAGCCACCGAGATCGTAGTGGAGACCGAGGTCGTCCCGGTGACTGAAACCGTGCAGACAACGGAGACCGAGACCGAGATCGTGCCCACCACCCTTACCAACACCGAAACCGTCGTGTCCACCGTTCAGGAAACCGAGACGGAGAAGGTATACGTCACCCAGACCCAAACCGTCGAGGTGAAGCAGTACGAGACGGTGTGTCCGAAACCCTCGTACGGCTAAGATTAAAGCGTTTGTAGAATCCTTGACTAATACTATAAGGGGGTCGAGTTCTTCAGGTAACACGCGCCAGTCTTTGAATACATACTTCTCCTTTTACATGAATTTAATTTATGAGGGATTTTTTACATAAGAAGGAATCGTAAGATAATCGAAATTAGTTCTCATTTTACATGTTTCATTTTTACGCGAGTTTAATTTACGCTTTTTTTAAAGAATGGAACGTATGGAAATCAAAATCAGTTCTCATattacactttttttccctttacacgAGTTTACTGGGGGAACAAAATATCCTCATTTGCTAACAATGCTACTCAAATTACACGAAATTCATTTTGTGCGCAAAGCAATACAATTGTCGCGTAAAACGAGAGTTGCCTGTATAATGTTGTCTTTATTTGGTGTTGCAAAAGGAAACACAGCAAGGGAGGAAGTCTCCGGCAAGTGGCAAGAAGATAAGCAAGAAACAATTGGATGGCTTTCGAGGTAAACAAATGTGTCAGTATTATTAATGTTATCGCTAGGATGGTAAAAGGGCGTCGCAGTACATCGATTTTCCCAAAATATTAGATGGGTTATTAATGAACACTAAAATATCATACTGAATGGCAATATTTGGTGAATCAGGCCCATGATTTTGAATTACTTTGGTTTACATGAACAGGGTATTTCATCAATTGGCAGAAATATCAAACTTAATTATGTAAATTAAAACTTATGCATGCATGAATTTGGGAAATTGATAAATTCAATTGACAAGAGTTTTGGTAATCAACCCACAATTCTGTAGAGTTTTATTAATGCTATACTGTactatatttgtgtatttatcaTTAATTGTAAAAGAATAATACAGTATTGAAATGAGAGTATTAAACTTTTGGGGAAACGGAGGCTACTTGTATGGCGAATATATCCTTTAGTTCATCATACACACTTTTCCCTATTTACTAttatataattttcttgtttattactgtatattttttcatcaatCTAAATAAAGCCaacaaaaatcacaaaaaaacatCTAGTATAGCACACATCGACCCCTGCGCCTTATTTTGATGACATAAGTAgacctatattttcttctttatttaatttcttacgTTTACATTTCCACTTCACGTCTGTCCGGGAGGGAGCCCCTAACTTTAGCCATCTCTAGTTTTCCTCATGAATaacttgttcctcttcctccctgctgcCTCGTATATACACTCCTTCTGCTCAACCCCGTGAGTCCAGCTCTGTCCTGCGTATCTTTCTTTCCTGGATGTTTTtgcccttgtttctctctctctctctctctctctctctctctctctctctctggatacaCCCGTGAACTATAGTCCTTAGTGTTTCCCTGCCGTGTCCCGAACTTGTGCTTCGAGTCAGTATACACTACAAGGTGACACACAAGATTAAATCCCCGTGAGCTCGtgggatctttttttttccctttgtgcgCTTTAGCTCTCATTTTTTGGATTGAATTCGTGCTCTGCGGGTTCATACAATTATATAGTTAATTACCTGATTGGTTGGTGATTTTTATTGCTGGAAAATTAGCAAAAGCGCAAGATACGCCAGTCATCCCATTTTCAAAGCAAcataaataataacaacagtGGCTACCATAGATGGAGTGAATTCGTGAAAATCAATCCAGGTTTTTCAACTAGGGAATACTCTACCAGGACTCAGCCAGGCCATTTTCCCAGCTTATTGTTCTACAGTCAAATGTAGGCAACTACTTCTCCTCGCACGCGGCTGCCCTCATGTCAACCATCACACAGGAATCTGGCCGCTGCAAAGCCtcataaaacaacaataaaaaataaacaagattTCTCAACTGGTCTTACCTGTAGCAGCAGTGAGCAGTGTCAGGTAGCGGGTGAACCTTGGCGACCGGCGTCCCAAGATTCTCCTGCCGCTGCGGCGTGTTTTGAAGAATGCCACGGACATCTCCCCTTCAGCAGGCTTGGTGGGCGGGGGCGTGTCTGGGGTCTGCATGTAAGCACACCCAGCTTTAATAGGGGCTGGGTAGTATAAGTATCTATGGATGGAGGTCCCATGCCCATACGTATATATTGCCTTTGCCAAATTGTTACTACACACCGACTCCTTAATTTATCTCACATTGGCTTACTTTTCTTTGACCCTCGAGATCCCCTTTGGGCACGTCCCTGCTGGTGGGGTGTGCCCACCTGCCACGCTACACCTACCCCCGGGGACTTCCTCTGTTaactgggagggaaggggggagagaggctaGTAGGAAAGTGGTATTTGAGATAGTCCAGCCAGTACAAATATTCAGCAAAATTAAAATTACGTCGTTAGTTTACCACACTGTATGCATGGGCAGGAGCAGGATCGAGCATAGGCAGGAGGGAAGCCTTGACCTAGTAAACGGCTAACGCACCGTCCCCGTGGCATCAAGGAAAAGCTGTCCAAGGTGTCCGCCGCCTCCACGGTGCACGGACGCAAGTCAATCGGTACACTCTAGGTAAACAGTTATAATTCATCCACAAATCCCATATACATTCTACTCGATGATAATAGATAAAAATAGTCTTAATTCTTCTATACATGCTCCTGGTCTGCCAAGTGGCCTTCGGTGTGGTAGTCGAGCGTCACCACGTAGCAGACGAaacgccgagtgtgtgtgtgtgtgtgtgtgtgtgtgtgacaagtgtTTGGCTGCCTCACCTGTTGTCCCGCCCCCACCCGTGTGCCCAGCCCTGACCCTGACCCCGAGGCACGTAAGCAGCTCACCGGCAAGGTTAATTAGGGGATGGACACGTACATGACAGGTGTCCTTAATTGTTTCCAGGCGAGGTGTCTTGTTCTGAAATACCTGTCCACCACCTGTCAGGCAAttaaccccctccacccccctccacacaccttcCCTGCTGCCTGCCATTGCGTAGTTCTTGTAGTTGTTATGAAATCACCACAGCCATCTTGTACAGTAGCAGCTTTTAGGTATGACGGGGTACTTTACGGTTTTTGACACAATTAACCCTCGCTGCCTAATTATCCCCCtaaaacactccagaagaagaagactcCCCAGCACACACCTTCCCTGCAGCCTGCCATTGCGTAGTTCATATATATGTTCTGAAATCATCACATTCATGTCGTACAGTAGCAGCATTTAAGTATGACGGGTACTGCTAAGGCTCTTGACATATAGGCAATGCAAAACCCCACCACACACCTTCCTTGCAGCTTGCCATAGTGTAGTTCATGTATTTGTTCTGAAATCACCACAGTCATCTTGTGCAGTAGCAGCATTTAGGTATGACAGGGACTTCTAACACCCCTGACACATAAGCACTGCAAAACCCCACCACACATCTTCCTCGCTGCTCGCCATGGCTTAGTTTATGTAATTGTTCTAGCATCACAACAGTCATCTCATTTATTCTGAAAATTAATCACTACATTCATCTCGTACAGTAACAGAATTAAGGTATGATGGGTACTCTTGACACTTTGGCACTGGCTGCAAAGCCTAGGGGATGCCCATCTAGGTAGGCAGCAGTGGCACTCATGTAATAAAACAGTGATTCAGGTAattggatctggatctggatgataAGGCACAGGGCACCTTCCAGGTGCATAACATTAGATTTATATCACATTAGATATAAACAAACCAAGACTACGAAAGGGATAGGAACCTCATCCCACCAGAATAGTAACCTAACTCGCATCTAGTATCAGCCTACCTCCATTATTATAGAGGAAATAATAAACGTCAATTTAAAGATAGACAGCACTAAGATGTGATGTGTTTTAAGGAATTTTGGCATATAACATTATGAAATTAGTTCCTGAATTGCATATATCAACTGACTGGCTGCTCACCTTAGAGGGGAGAGCAGCTCACAGTTGCCAGTGCACCAATCCAAGTATATGGTAACTATACTTCTTTATTTTATAGCAGAATAATTCAAACCATGACTGATCACTTGCTTTCCCAAGCCAAGGTAAAGAGTACAAAATAGAATGACTAATCACTGATGTACTATTAAGAACAGCACTATGATGATTTTGTAAAGTATTTTTGAGATACTCTAATTGGTTACTCATGCTGCTTCAAGCAGATTTCCTTGTATGTCCTCATTTGTGGTAGAGCGCAATTCTCTGGTTAGGATAGAAACATCAGAAGTATCCGGTCTTTATTTAAATCTGCCTTGCAGAATCTTCCCTTCCAGCTTAACAGAGCAACATCCTGTGAACATTTTCCAACATGGTACTTAATGAGATCTGCCATCATAAGTCTTCCATGTGATAAGTATAAATTTAGTGTATATAATTTTGGCAGGGAGAATCCCTAAAATCCATTGATCTATTTCATGCACTGATGATGCAGTAATACAAAGGCATGAAAGTCAGACAAACACTCATTATTCCAGATCTATTACCATCACCTTTACCATAGTTATAGTCCGACACAAATAAGAAGCCCATTTGGGTAGGGCCCGAACCTTTTCACAGCGCTGCCACCCCACCCCCAATACATCATtttctctcatatgtcagctacatACCATGTGAAATTGTATATCAtatattctgtatacattaaataagatttGGCAGAACCAGGGAACTCCACAAGCAGGCCCTGCCCAACTGGACTTCATAGCTGAGTCTGACTATTGTAATCATGGAGGCTCACTGTTCTCACTTCTCCTCTGCCATTTTGATTAATTATATGTTGTCCATTCTTTTCTCCAGAGTTTTTCACATTCCAGACTCAAGACACATATTCCAATAATGATTCGATGTTGAGACGGTATAAAGACATCCTAAGTTCCATAGTTTGGCACACAGTTACTATAAAAATGTGAGTGCCACAACTACTCCATGTTTTGTTTGTGGGGACCTGGAGGAATGCTGTTTTGTCAGAAGTGGGATACTAGAATGTAGCATCCCACAATTGATATATTTAAATTACTCACAATACATTATTAACAAAAAAGCtagttatgataataataataataataataataataataataataataataataataataataataataatggtaataataataatgataaaaataatttaaaaaaaaaaaaaataataataataataataataatgtcacaaCTGCTCCGAACATTAATATTTTTCAGGTGCAGTGGTGGCTGTCACTTAATATAATTAGAATAAAATTAGTCATTATCATCAGCAGGCACTTGTATTAAGGTGGCTGTAGTAATTCATTCTTTATTATTCCTGTGACATGTGAGTCATCAGAAAGTTTAGTTAGTCAGTGTTGTTTGTCTGAGGGGCTTCATTACCATCCACAGGGCATGGCACTGGTTGGAGACTAAGGACAGGGAGCCTGGCTGGCTGCTCACCCCATGTCCTGCACCGAGATCTTTGGCTTTGTGCTGAGTGAGACGCTTTGTCACGTCAGCCGCCGCCCAGCCAAGCACAACCCTGCCATGTTCTCCCACCTCTCAGACGCACTCCAGGCAGCTGCTGATGTGGTGCGTTGGTGGCATCTATCATGAGATGGCTGCGTAGTATTCATAGATGTTTTAATGTCTGGCCTCCCTGTGTGGTCATTTAAACACCCTTATACTTGTGGGGAAAGACAGAAATGAGTAAATTGTGAGTAAAAATTATCCAAATCATTTGTTTATATGAAAGAGGAACCAAGAATTTAGAAGGAATTTTAGAACTGGCACCTAATGACTAGCCACATCATGACCTAATGACTAGTCACATCAAAGTCCTCATTTTCTTGAACTTAAATCTTGAAACTGTTAAAATAAATCTTATGTTATTTGAGAATATGATTCACAGCAAACTTTCTTTGAATTGGACTGCACAGTTCTTTTGTTGCATTAAATTGGTGAATAACTAGATGCAATAAAGTTGGATGCATATCAGGACATCAAGAAGATGAGCAATGAATCCTAGATAAGCAGATGATCTCAGTCATCCATAGTTGAATCCTCTGTGTGGCAGGTGGCACCACCATGTCCCCGAGTGGAGGATCTCCGCTACCACTGGACACAGTTGTCTATTGTGTGTCAGCGGTGCCGGCATGCAGAGGGCCCAAAGCCAGCTATTGAGGAAACTCATGTCCCCCGACACTTGCATCAAATGCTGAAGGTACTATGACTTTATATGCGCATGCACTATCAATAGATGCATCATGTCAGTCTTGTTATAGGAGAGATATAAGAATTATGTTCATCCCATAGGCCTTTCAAAGTGGTCTCCCCATGTTTACTCAAGGTTATGCATGTCTACATAAATTGACAATAATTTACATATGAGGCAAtgtctcattcattttcatttgttACAATACGCTAACCTGCACTTTTAGGCACTTGTGGCAGAGGAGCGAGAGGAAGGCTTTGGGGGTCCCCTCAGCCCCTGCATGGAATATCTGGTCCAGGAGAAGGTGCTGGCCATGTTAGCCTCCCATGCCCAGGCAGACTGTCCATTAGGGATACGACAACACGCCTACATCTTCCTGGTGGGCGTgctcaaccacctccaccactcccacctccaccacacaccaaTACACAAGCCTCTACAGGTAAGCCGTCGCACAGAAATACGACACTGTGCTATGTTGGTCGTGCTTCATTGGACACAGAGTGTGATCTGCTATTTTGTTAATATGTCCCCATGGATTTGATAAATG is a genomic window containing:
- the LOC126985088 gene encoding uncharacterized protein LOC126985088 — encoded protein: MNGALLNVLAVVAMSVAGVQGGPQYPPPPSPGYGAPVCKPSTVTSTNTETKQVTETVTEEVVTTNTIIKTETETATEIVVETEVVPVTETVQTTETETEIVPTTLTNTETVVSTVQETETEKVYVTQTQTVEVKQYETVCPKPSYG